In Thermococcus sp. M39, the following are encoded in one genomic region:
- a CDS encoding transcription elongation factor Spt5, with translation MSDSKIFAVRVTVGQEETTARLVYSKAKTYNLPIYAILTPSKVKGYIFIEAPSKSAVDEAIRGIRHARGTLPGDVSFSEIEHFLEEKPAVSGFEPGDIVELIAGPFKGEKAKVVRVDEAKDEIVVELIGAIVPIPVTVRGEYVRLISKRSKE, from the coding sequence ATGAGTGACAGCAAAATATTTGCAGTAAGGGTTACAGTAGGTCAGGAAGAAACAACAGCTAGGTTAGTTTACAGCAAAGCAAAAACATACAATCTGCCAATTTATGCCATATTAACTCCTTCGAAGGTTAAGGGATACATTTTTATTGAAGCACCTAGCAAGAGTGCAGTTGATGAGGCCATAAGAGGAATAAGACATGCAAGAGGAACTCTCCCGGGAGACGTTTCGTTCAGCGAGATTGAGCATTTCCTTGAGGAGAAGCCAGCTGTCAGTGGCTTCGAGCCGGGAGACATAGTTGAGCTCATTGCTGGCCCATTCAAAGGAGAAAAAGCTAAGGTCGTTAGGGTTGATGAAGCAAAGGATGAAATTGTCGTTGAGCTCATCGGTGCAATAGTTCCAATCCCCGTTACAGTTAGAGGTGAATACGTTAGACTTATAAGCAAACGGTCAAAGGAGTAA
- a CDS encoding protein translocase SEC61 complex subunit gamma — protein MEKLKNFLSETKRVLLVTKKPSGKEYKMAAKITGLGIILIGLIGMVIRIIGTLITGQ, from the coding sequence ATGGAAAAGCTTAAAAACTTCTTATCAGAGACCAAAAGGGTTTTATTAGTCACAAAAAAACCGAGCGGCAAAGAGTATAAGATGGCTGCAAAGATTACTGGCCTTGGAATAATACTAATTGGCTTAATTGGGATGGTTATCCGTATTATAGGTACCTTGATAACAGGTCAATGA
- the ftsZ gene encoding cell division protein FtsZ, which yields MLKLIENAIERTSQEVSKVNEVQAPQTDIDEELRRILEQIQAKIYVVGVGGAGCNTINRMMEVGIQGARVIAINTDAQDLLKVKAHKKILIGKELTRGLGAGNNPKIGEEAAKESERDIRDALEGADMVFITCGLGGGTGTGAAPVVAELAKKMGALTVSVVTLPFTVEGIRRIKNAEYGLERLRKNSDTVIVIPNDKLMEVAPNLPIHLAFKVADEILVQAVKGITELITKPGLVNLDFNDVRAVMKDGGVAMIGIGESDSEKRALEAATQALNSPLLDVDISGAKGALISISGSDVKLEEAQQIIELVTSKLDPEAQVIWGIQLDEELGKTIRVMVVVTGVSSPYAVSEEEPTYSFEESEKKVIHLDLEEL from the coding sequence ATGCTAAAGTTAATTGAAAATGCGATAGAAAGAACTTCCCAGGAAGTAAGCAAGGTAAATGAAGTGCAGGCTCCTCAGACAGATATCGATGAGGAGCTTAGAAGAATTTTGGAGCAGATACAGGCAAAAATCTATGTCGTTGGTGTCGGCGGTGCTGGTTGTAATACAATCAACAGAATGATGGAAGTTGGTATCCAAGGTGCTAGGGTCATTGCAATCAACACTGATGCTCAAGATTTGCTCAAAGTTAAAGCCCACAAAAAGATACTCATAGGAAAGGAACTAACTAGAGGATTGGGTGCTGGAAACAACCCTAAAATTGGTGAAGAAGCAGCAAAAGAAAGTGAACGAGATATTAGAGATGCTCTCGAAGGAGCAGATATGGTTTTTATCACATGCGGTCTTGGTGGTGGAACTGGAACCGGTGCAGCCCCAGTAGTTGCTGAACTGGCAAAGAAGATGGGTGCTCTAACAGTTTCTGTCGTCACGCTACCATTCACAGTTGAGGGCATTAGAAGAATCAAGAACGCCGAATACGGTCTTGAGAGACTCAGGAAGAACAGCGACACTGTCATAGTTATACCAAATGACAAGCTCATGGAAGTAGCTCCTAACTTACCAATTCACTTAGCATTTAAAGTCGCTGATGAAATCCTCGTCCAGGCCGTTAAGGGCATCACAGAACTCATCACCAAGCCAGGCCTGGTTAACCTTGACTTCAACGACGTCAGAGCAGTCATGAAGGATGGCGGTGTCGCTATGATAGGTATTGGAGAAAGCGACAGCGAGAAGAGAGCCCTTGAAGCTGCGACACAAGCTTTGAACAGTCCGTTACTCGATGTTGATATCAGCGGTGCTAAGGGGGCATTGATAAGCATCTCTGGAAGCGACGTTAAGCTTGAAGAGGCACAGCAGATAATTGAGCTTGTTACAAGCAAGCTTGATCCAGAGGCACAAGTAATCTGGGGAATCCAGCTTGATGAGGAACTTGGCAAGACCATAAGAGTTATGGTTGTTGTTACTGGTGTAAGTTCTCCGTATGCTGTTTCAGAAGAAGAACCAACGTATTCATTTGAGGAAAGTGAAAAGAAAGTTATTCACCTTGATTTAGAGGAGCTTTGA
- a CDS encoding D-aminoacyl-tRNA deacylase: MKIIMTTKVDLASMNIKQKLIENFGFEKSDLKFDGNTVYKNGDIWILTTNQEMIYYDYLDKEIEKQLKVKPELIIFASRHSSKQKLPALTTHVTGNWGKAMYGGKDNSLAIAQPSAMKLALMKMNELNDLGWTVCYEATHHGPSKLDVPSLFIEIGSSEEEWVNDRAGEILAETIMYVIGNYQRANFKVAIGIGGGHYAPKQTKVALNSDIAFSHIAAKYAHPISRDMLLKAIERTAEKVEAIYVDWKGSKGETRQLAKSLAEELGLEFIKD; encoded by the coding sequence GTGAAGATCATAATGACGACTAAAGTTGATTTAGCTTCGATGAATATAAAGCAAAAATTAATTGAAAACTTTGGATTTGAGAAGAGCGATTTAAAATTTGATGGCAACACGGTATATAAAAATGGAGACATTTGGATCCTCACAACAAATCAAGAGATGATATATTATGATTATCTAGACAAAGAGATTGAAAAACAGCTGAAGGTTAAGCCAGAACTTATTATCTTTGCTTCAAGACATTCGAGCAAACAAAAATTGCCGGCTTTAACTACTCACGTTACTGGAAACTGGGGAAAAGCTATGTATGGCGGAAAAGATAACAGCCTAGCGATAGCTCAGCCAAGTGCGATGAAATTAGCGTTGATGAAGATGAATGAGTTGAATGATTTGGGCTGGACGGTTTGTTATGAGGCTACACATCACGGACCGAGTAAGCTTGATGTTCCTTCACTTTTCATTGAAATTGGCTCAAGCGAGGAAGAATGGGTAAATGATAGGGCCGGGGAAATTTTGGCAGAGACGATAATGTATGTCATAGGCAATTATCAAAGGGCTAATTTTAAAGTTGCTATTGGAATTGGTGGGGGGCATTATGCTCCAAAGCAGACAAAAGTTGCGCTGAATTCTGACATAGCTTTCTCCCACATTGCAGCAAAGTATGCTCATCCAATCTCCAGAGATATGCTTCTAAAGGCTATTGAGAGAACAGCTGAAAAGGTTGAGGCAATATACGTAGATTGGAAAGGCAGCAAAGGAGAAACTAGACAGTTGGCCAAATCTTTAGCGGAGGAACTTGGATTGGAGTTTATTAAGGATTGA